The Henckelia pumila isolate YLH828 chromosome 2, ASM3356847v2, whole genome shotgun sequence genome includes a window with the following:
- the LOC140883449 gene encoding transcription factor BHLH089-like, whose translation MDPQEGMMSGGGGVYYSEIWSGFQMNANAAQYNVDPMVVDHGSNHGPSGHNSRKRREEDECARGGASTSHCYGNNIDVSYDGESKRLKAEGSNEDDENKVDTEGNSGKAVDQRPKPAEQPKQDYIHVRARRGQATDSHSLAERARREKISERMKILQDLVPGCNKVIGKALVLDEIINYIQSLQHQVEFLSMKLEAVNSRVGLDGYPSKDFAQQNLDAPGMTYGSQGVREYGRSLSPEWLHMQTGGRFERTS comes from the exons ATGGATCCGCAGGAGGGGATGATGAGCGGCGGCGGAGGAGTTTACTACTCGGAGATCTGGTCGGGGTTTCAGATGAACGCCAATGCGGCGCAGTATAATGTGGATCCGATGGTGGTGGACCACGGATCGAATCACGGTCCGTCCGGCCACAATTCGAGGAAGCGCCGCGAGGAGGATGAGTGTGCGAGAGGAGGAGCTTCCACCAGCCACTGCTATGGCAACAATATTGATGTTTCG TATGACGGTGAGAGTAAAAGGCTTAAGGCCGAGGGATCGAATGAGGACGACGAAAACAAAGTAGATACAGAGGGAAATTCAGGAAAAGCAGTGGATCAACGTCCGAAACCAGCTGAACAGCCGAAGCAAGACTACATCCATGTGCGAGCAAGAAGAGGACAAGCTACTGATAGTCATAGTCTGGCTGAAAGA GCTAGGAGAGAAAAGATTAGCGAGAGAATGAAAATTCTCCAAGATTTAGTGCCTGGTTGCAATAAA GTTATTGGTAAAGCACTGGTACTTGAtgagataattaattatatacaaTCATTACAGCACCAGGTTGAG TTCCTGTCAATGAAGCTGGAAGCAGTTAATTCAAGAGTAGGCCTTGACGGGTATCCTTCAAAAGAT TTTGCGCAGCAAAATTTAGATGCTCCTGGAATGACATATGGTTCCCAAGGTGTGAGAGAATATGGCAGGAGTTTGTCTCCGGAATGGCTGCATATGCAGACTGGTGGCAGATTTGAACGAACATCGTGA